A genome region from Arachis duranensis cultivar V14167 chromosome 8, aradu.V14167.gnm2.J7QH, whole genome shotgun sequence includes the following:
- the LOC107462880 gene encoding uncharacterized protein At4g37920 isoform X1, which translates to MESHAMILPSCYYSVPLVLSTTQPTPPFLAFPSKTSLSFPRLNFPTTAGGRLWHCLTVIEGLSSASSSGSSVDVDDGSGGGGGKEEVLLDESRMVRVCDKLIGVFMVDKPTPTDWRRLLAFSREWDSIRPHFFKRCQDRADVEADPTMKERLLRLGRKLKEIDEDVQRHNDLLEVIKGDPSGITDIVAKRRKDFTKEFFVHLHTVAESYYDNAEMQNELAKLGNICLAAVQAYDDATESMEKLNEAELKFQDIFSAQGCITSLPLFKLVLASYLNYKLDIILHGIRASKVRNDRSLTRSECKSFIEFHCRF; encoded by the exons ATGGAGTCACACGCAATGATTCTTCCGTCGTGCTATTATTCAGTTCCTCTAGTATTGTCCACTACCCAACCTACTCCTCCATTTCTTGCTTTTCCTTCAAAAACTTCTCTTTCATTTCCGCGCCTCAATTTTCCTACCACAG CAGGAGGAAGGTTGTGGCACTGTCTAACTGTTATTGAAGGCTTGTCCTCTGCCAGTTCCTCTGGAAGCAGTGTTGATGTTGATGATGGCAGTGGCGGTGGCGGTGGAAAAGAAGAGGTACTGTTGGATGAGAGTCGAATGGTTAGGGTGTGTGATAAGCTTATTGGTGTTTTCATGGTTGACAAGCCCACACCTACCGATTGGAGGAGGTTGCTGGCTTTTAGCAGGGAGTGGGACAGCATTAGGCCCCatttcttcaagcgatgtcagGATAGGGCAGATGTCGAGGCTGATCCCACAATGAAGGAGAGGCTGCTCCGCCTTGGAAGGAAGCTTAAAGAG ATTGATGAGGATGTGCAAAGACATAATGATCTACTTGAAGTTATCAAAGGGGACCCATCAGGAATTACTGACATTGTCGCCAAGCGTCGTAAAGATTTTACAAAAGAATTCTTTGTGCACCTTCATACTGTAGCTGAATCCTACTATGACAATGCTGAAATGCAAAATG AACTTGCAAAGCTTGGGAACATTTGCTTGGCTGCTGTACAAGCCTATGATGATGCAACCGAAAGCATGGAAAAGTTAAATGAAGCAGAGTTGAAATTCCAAGATATTTTCTCTGCTCAAGGCTGCATTACAAGCCTCCCTCTCTTCAAGCTtgttcttgcaagttatttgaaTTACAAGCTCGATATTATTttacatggtatcagagcctccAAAGTCAGAAATGACAGATCACTCACTAGATCCGAATGCAAGTCATTCATCGAATTTCACtgcagattttga
- the LOC107462880 gene encoding uncharacterized protein At4g37920 isoform X2 yields the protein MESHAMILPSCYYSVPLVLSTTQPTPPFLAFPSKTSLSFPRLNFPTTGGRLWHCLTVIEGLSSASSSGSSVDVDDGSGGGGGKEEVLLDESRMVRVCDKLIGVFMVDKPTPTDWRRLLAFSREWDSIRPHFFKRCQDRADVEADPTMKERLLRLGRKLKEIDEDVQRHNDLLEVIKGDPSGITDIVAKRRKDFTKEFFVHLHTVAESYYDNAEMQNELAKLGNICLAAVQAYDDATESMEKLNEAELKFQDIFSAQGCITSLPLFKLVLASYLNYKLDIILHGIRASKVRNDRSLTRSECKSFIEFHCRF from the exons ATGGAGTCACACGCAATGATTCTTCCGTCGTGCTATTATTCAGTTCCTCTAGTATTGTCCACTACCCAACCTACTCCTCCATTTCTTGCTTTTCCTTCAAAAACTTCTCTTTCATTTCCGCGCCTCAATTTTCCTACCACAG GAGGAAGGTTGTGGCACTGTCTAACTGTTATTGAAGGCTTGTCCTCTGCCAGTTCCTCTGGAAGCAGTGTTGATGTTGATGATGGCAGTGGCGGTGGCGGTGGAAAAGAAGAGGTACTGTTGGATGAGAGTCGAATGGTTAGGGTGTGTGATAAGCTTATTGGTGTTTTCATGGTTGACAAGCCCACACCTACCGATTGGAGGAGGTTGCTGGCTTTTAGCAGGGAGTGGGACAGCATTAGGCCCCatttcttcaagcgatgtcagGATAGGGCAGATGTCGAGGCTGATCCCACAATGAAGGAGAGGCTGCTCCGCCTTGGAAGGAAGCTTAAAGAG ATTGATGAGGATGTGCAAAGACATAATGATCTACTTGAAGTTATCAAAGGGGACCCATCAGGAATTACTGACATTGTCGCCAAGCGTCGTAAAGATTTTACAAAAGAATTCTTTGTGCACCTTCATACTGTAGCTGAATCCTACTATGACAATGCTGAAATGCAAAATG AACTTGCAAAGCTTGGGAACATTTGCTTGGCTGCTGTACAAGCCTATGATGATGCAACCGAAAGCATGGAAAAGTTAAATGAAGCAGAGTTGAAATTCCAAGATATTTTCTCTGCTCAAGGCTGCATTACAAGCCTCCCTCTCTTCAAGCTtgttcttgcaagttatttgaaTTACAAGCTCGATATTATTttacatggtatcagagcctccAAAGTCAGAAATGACAGATCACTCACTAGATCCGAATGCAAGTCATTCATCGAATTTCACtgcagattttga
- the LOC127741107 gene encoding uncharacterized protein LOC127741107: MTGSVFRTLENPIHPSNQNLKSEKKKKTMSSSDNTNAIAECTKQLRRHEVAIAELNNLPSSSAVYQKNCNLYFRTTIQKATTTEQKQLDSVKAKLRNLNPSS, from the exons ATGaccggttcggttttcagaaccttggaaAACCCCATCCACCCCTCAAATCAAAATCTCAaatcggaaaaaaaaaaaaagacgatGAGTTCAAGCGATAATACGAACGCCATTGCTGAATGCACGAAGCAACTGAGGCGCCACGAAGTTGCCATTGCTGAGCTCAACAACCTTCCCTCTTCCTCC GCTGTGTATCAGAAAAATTGCAACTTATATTTTCGCACAACCATCCAGAAAGCAACAACAACTGAACAAA AGCAACTAGATTCAGTCAAAGCCAAGCTAAGAAATCTGAATCCTTCTTCGTAG
- the LOC107462910 gene encoding probable rRNA-processing protein EBP2 homolog: MEEHLVNHDTTIGGEAEDLNEERSASESESESDEDVKLTEPSKTAVYNRDALLDKLGDISWPENVVWIHTLSIDIDQEQEVDVNDDLTRELAFYNQAFEGTKQAYQKLQSLGLPFLRPPDYYAEMVKTDNHMQKVKGRVLAEKRKMEEAEERRKAREAKRLAKEIQAQKMKERAKQKKQDIESVKKWRKQRQQSGFADHGNDADLGFDFEDGKSFERSKGKRPGVSPGDRSGGKGKQAFGKGKTQKKREFRNSKFGFGGRKGMKKQNTADTTYDVKGFNKGEGKGNKKRKR, from the coding sequence ATGGAGGAGCATTTGGTAAATCATGATACCACCATTGGTGGTGAAGCTGAAGATCTTAATGAGGAAAGGTCGGCATCAGAATCTGAATCAGAATCCGACGAAGATGTGAAATTAACTGAACCGTCTAAAACTGCAGTTTATAACAGAGATGCTCTGTTGGATAAACTTGGAGACATCAGTTGGCCAGAGAATGTGGTATGGATTCACACGCTCTCCATTGATATTGATCAAGAGCAAGAAGTAGATGTGAATGATGACTTAACACGTGAGCTTGCGTTTTACAACCAGGCATTTGAGGGAACAAAGCAGGCATATCAGAAACTCCAGTCATTGGGTCTCCCCTTTCTGAGACCTCCAGATTATTACGCAGAAATGGTGAAGACTGATAACCACATGCAAAAGGTGAAAGGACGTGTACTGGCAGAGAAGCGGAAGATGGAAGAGGCCGAAGAGAGAAGAAAGGCCAGGGAGGCCAAGAGGTTGGCGAAAGAGATTCAAGCCCAGAAGATGAAAGAACGGGCTAAGCAGAAAAAGCAAGACATTGAATCTGTTAAGAAATGGAGGAAGCAAAGGCAACAGAGTGGGTTTGCTGACCATGGCAATGATGCAGATTTAGGTTTTGACTTTGAGGATGGAAAGTCATTTGAGAGGTCAAAGGGCAAAAGGCCAGGAGTGTCTCCGGGTGATCGGTCAGGAGGGAAGGGGAAGCAAGCTTTTGGAAAAGGAAAGACACAAAAGAAAAGGGAATTTAGGAATTCCAAATTTGGTTTTGGAGGCAGGAAGGGAATGAAGAAGCAGAACACCGCTGACACGACTTATGATGTTAAGGGATTCAACAAGGGCGAAGGCAAaggaaataagaagagaaagaggTAA